In the genome of Aricia agestis chromosome 4, ilAriAges1.1, whole genome shotgun sequence, the window CTCGCTGGTGTTTCTGGACTTATCTAAaaacatttacatattatatgttttttatttcataaaatatgtattaagttttgaaatattgtATCATAAAAAATAGTTTCATACTTGCATGTTGACTTCATTTTCTTCCTCCTGTGGTGTTAGTGGTGTGACAGGCATTCTAGCTGCATTACAAATATTGTGTAAAACTACACAAGCATTCACAATTAATCCAGCTGTTGTAGGATGGTAATGCAACTTGCGATCCACCAAAAGACAGCGCCAGCGAGATTTAAGTAGCCCGATGCACCTCTCCACAGTATTGCGAGCTCGACAATGTAGATCAGTGTAATACCTTTGTGGAGAATCAGGCTCTGTGTTTAGAATTGGTGTCATCATGGTAGGGCGTAGGGCATAACCTGAATCACCTATAAGAAAttaataagaacataatatattactatgtaagtaaatatgtatattgtatatagcatacttaaatataataatttatactgacCTAAGAACCATAAAGTATCATTTTGGACTTGATGTAGATTCTCTAGATGTGATTTCAATGGATGGTGATTCCAAATAAATGAGTCATGTGTTGCCCCACCATGGCTAGCATCCACACTGAGTATATTTAACTCAGAATCACAtatctgaaaaatatgactgtacagaaagagaataaataaaaagGGGAATGTAAAATTTATACTAAGTAtctcttttaaaaataagtagtgACCTATACCCAAGGTAggtataggtacctacttatttttacCTACAATTTCAACGAACTTAATAACTTAGTTATATTATGAATACCTACTTACAATTTGAGTATTCAATGAATGGTACCTCTTGCGATTGAAAAACCTTTCTTCATTTTGAGAAGGCCTTACAATGGCTATATGTGTACCATCTATGCATCCTATCACTCCGGGAATACGAAACTTTTGATAAAATctggaaaaaattattaattaagtaagtatttattatggACTATCAAACCCCAAATGCATCAATTACACATTATACATAAGTACCTAcccattttttattatatttcgttcTTCACGTGAGTGTGGGAAATGAATATATTTCCTCCGAAAATGCTCATTGTTAAGGGCTTGTGTCACAGCCCTCACGCAGTTGGATACACTCACTTGGTGCATCTTGTGATGTGCACTAGCACCTATAGTTCTCTGGTAAGATCCAGATGCGTAAAAACTTAATGTACTTAATACCTAAAAGTAATAAAGCAGATTATTAATTGAGTGTAGGCAGGTAGGTACAGTTACAACAATCTTATTGGAAACTATGAGTAGGTACTTCATAATAttcagttaataaataattatttacttaacttTGAGGAAGTACTAATCCCACTACGGGCTCCAGGCATATGAGGTTCCAATTCTTGTATGAGGTCACGACACAAGCTCTTGTTGAGGCGAAATAATCCCACAAACTCAGGCTCCGGTATTTCGAAAGCTATATCCATTTCCCTAAATATGGTGCTTTGCCTACGATATAAAAGACTCTCCGTAATACGGGCATGCTccaaaaagttttcatataaGCCTAAATCAGCcataactatttttattaattaaaaagaacaaaatacgAATTACGAGATGTACCACTGCAGTAACTTTTTATGAATCTGCTAATTGACACATGATTGAGACTAAAAGAATTCATATTTAGGGGCCATTTTAGGAACTCTCATAGAAAAGTGTCAAATGGATGAATTGCCGAAAAAGAATTGTATCCGAATCAAAATATGAATTGTCGCTTATGCGGCCATTTTGTGGTTTATGATTCAATTCCTAGTAAGACTGTAATAAGAATTGCCAAATGTGGCCTTTTTAGGCCTCCTGCTCTAACGGGGCAAGATGATCTTGGCACTAAAGCTGCGTTGGTAAAAAAGTTGgtcctataataattattatcttccaAGTACGCCCGGCCCTAAAACTCACCTTTGAGCAGCTGGGCTataatggtcgctttgaagaatcatgatatgaatcataatatgattcatttttctaaaatcgaaaaatgcaattcttcttcttcttattaaaaaataaaaatgcaattcttcttttctgtatttttgtactgatttgacatttgtcagtttggcagttttgacaattcatttgctgaatcgattgagaggaattgctaaatgtgaccattttagcccagcAGTTATAGCGACTCGCGACTTTCAGACCGACGCGACGCATCAGTGCTGGAATATAAAAAGGGTTTATAAAAAAGGGTTCATATGCCATGCTCCGAATAATAGAATATACAACACGATGACCACGACGTTTCCGACTAATACTCTGGTGCGAcgttattcgataaaacatgtgGGAGAAGGGTCCTCCAGAACCGCCGACTCATGCGGCCCTTCACGTCGCGTGGAGTCATGAATAAAGATCCCGGTATACGAGTATAGTGGAAATACGACAAAattcttgtttttttattagCTTCATGTTTGCAATGGTCCTGAATATAAGACAAAAGGTttggtaaaagttaaaaccaatCACTTGACCGACTTAATTCCACGATGTgtggttttttttaaagaaaaaaaacaatcactTATATTTTGAGTAAGTACCTACAATCTACTTGACGTTAGggcaaaatgtaattaatatactTGAAAAATAGTAGGTATTTTAATGAATCTCCAGTCTCCACCAAACACAAACATATAGTATTTTTCTAAGCTTATTGAAATTGTTTACATCACGAAATAACTAAAAACGCGTCTGAAATTTATTTAGTACAAGAAAACGTACTTACTGTTAAAAATTACATTCTCCCGCCTGTACACAACATCTGCTACTTAAAACTGTAATATTTAATCttaacataaatcataatggaTCATCCATAATTCATAAAACACATTATTCAGACTCCATGATCTCATCTATATTCTTAGATTTAACTAATACGGAAGTGCGTCTGTTTGTAACCGGTTCACGCTTGAACCACTGAACAAACACAGCGTTGCCGCCAACGGTGTTGGGCTGTCTACTCCGATTTTGAATtgtctatcagagaagttgattcatgctgatggcggacctacgtaattaggtcgcgttatgtcaagtTTAGCCGATAGATCGCGATTCGcgacttacattgaattgacgtaaTCCGACTAAAATCAGTTTCCTCGATGGCACATTCATCGCATCGCTTCGTCAAGCTGTAATGGGATCTGACCCTTACGGCCGCCCTCGggaatatttaatgattaaacttctatcgtggattcttggaaatctattgttattctattgtgtctcgctcaccggtgagctaatggggcttgatgggttaatgaagagtttgatggATAATGTATGGGGGTTATGTGAAAactcaaaatctttatttaattacagctaaataaataatgaataatgataattatCAGTATTCAtttctgagtgtggcagttagggcgtttgtgcactacacggaattttaccgtccggcgtggcgcggcgcggcgtcccGATTTCTTACGTTTTGATATGGCAAAGGTGAAATAACTTTCACCTTTGCCATATCAAAACGTAAGAAATCgggacgccgcgccgcgccacaccggacggtaaaattccgtgtagtgcacaaacaccCTAAGTCCTTAAAAGTCATTGAATTAACTCGTAATACAACAGGTACATAACGTACTATGTAAATAAATCTAGAGGTAATAGACTGTGGTAATACTATGTACTGTTAGCGGAACATCTTGGCAACACCTATAAGCTGTCAAGTTCGATTACTTGACAGCTGCCAACTGTCAAACTAGTGCTGTGACAAGTGACATGCTCGTGACCTATATAAGACGCTAAGTGCTGTGATTCGCGCTCTTTTTGCTAGTGCAACAACGATCAGGTGATAATAGGGATTGTATTAGTGCGTGTAGAATAGGACTAGTGAGCCACTGTGCTTATGTTAACGTTAAATTGTGCtgtgataattattttttagtttaaaagTGTAGTTGGGTAGATTTTATAACTTTTGTGTACGAATATTAACTCTTTTCTTTAATTGTTAAGTGTAACttgttttgttaattaaaatcATTTGTTTCTGACTCTTGTTTAATAAAATCCTTAGCTTAAGGCTTATAGTATTACATTTACGTAAGAACTTAGGCAAGTCCTTGTGTTGAAGGCCGAAGCTATACAAAAGTGTTTACATCTCCGGTCTAGACGCCAATATCCGGAATGGGAATTATTGTCCTTCATAACAAATCAATACTATTGCCCACTATTCACTAatataatgactaatgagtattCGGACTATAAGGTTCGGTAATTAACCTCACTATTTTTCtcagttatcataatattaatgctcATTGGTACGAATCTATGTTAAAGTTAACCCAGAAATGTTACAGAAACTCAGAAACATTATTTTAacgtttaatttatttatggaGCTTATGATTCCGTTCAATTATAGTAATCATTGAATCTTTaaagtgcggcagtaagtataTTGTACCTCTAGTCAGtttgcggaccgcgaaaggtcgaatctcggaccgcgaaatattattatatataactacctgacccggcaaacgttgttttgccatataaataatttttaataatgtgaacaccccttattacttaggggtatgaaaaatagatgttggccgattctcagacctactcaatatgctcacaaaatttcatgagaatcggtcaagccgtttcggaggagtacgggaacgaacattgtgacacgagaattttatataataagataagatgtattttataccaactaccaagtatcaattaatACACAGCTAAGGTATACATAtgcctttattaattaaaataatatttttaagctacataggacAGTCTGATTTTTCTGGACCtccttatttactttaaatacattattgattatggccctctacaacataatattatgatttaaattttaaattaatattttcgaagatattacagattaaaaaattgcgggacgtagcttttgcggcagtaccgaccaatgcgggccacgggtagtaataataataaataataataataaagccttttatttcctcGATACATACCATTTTAACAAACATGGGTTGGCCACGGGTAGtagtgaatataaattatttaaaatcaaaactactgaatcgattttaatcatttttagggttccgtacccaaagggtaaaaaggggaccctattactaagacttcgttgtctgttcatctatccgtctgtctgtctgtcgccaggctttatctcaagaaacgctatagccagacttcagaaattttcacatattattattgtgtatatctgttgccgcttagataacaaatactaaaaacaaaataatattcattcgtacgcgagtccgactcgcacttggctgatttttaaccctcgacaaaaaagagggctgTTATTGTttcagtgacataggctataatatattttatacccgtgcgaagccggggcgggtcgctcgTATAGTATATAATCAAAGCGCTAACTAACCCTGGAACGACAACAACGACAATAATATGATAGTTAAATCAGGCTTTTCCGTGGAAGTGGACCTCGTCGTTCGAATATATTTATGAACATTAGACAACgtcattttattttaaggtgaaagcgttaaagtaaaaaaaaaaccggccaagtgcgtgttccgtagttttacactactaacaacatcatctcagttacttttaaaggaatttgaacgtaaagttcctttatacttaattacatttaaaaaaatgtattcggcgaagtataaaggaagtTAGTCGATCGATTATTactcaataatttatgaagtcttcttagccgtgataattttccttttaaattcagcatatttcctacacccgtgaattttttcacatttccagaagccacagtttagctggtagaagggacactggactccaacgatttttccactttaaacttcgatcactaatatgatctatgaatactcataatatttttaaaaaacctatccaacgatatcccacacgatggggcgaacgcgaaaaaaaaatttcatccccgcttgatgtgtagcgaaggtaccataaaaaatatttttttaagatttcatgtaccattttgtcggcatcattaatatgtgcattaaTGCCTCATCATTAATATGTACAGCTTAGGTAGTAAtataggtcctatagtctctgagcaaaaacacggaCGGACAGGCCGattctataagggttccttgttgactacggaaccctaaaaaccgtgttggatatgttttagattgattgttttctatgagaggccggcccggcctctcatagaaaacaagcaatggaacagcaaaaaatggaaagggcgtaagcgacaaaatggtttttgtcgcgtaatttaaaaaccataattaTACATTTCATATTGCTAtcggcaaattaaagtgtatgcttgaaccaatctatgtacaaattttggaagcttaaatcccTTTTTTAtagtgttataaaagttgaccaatcgtgttatatgctttgggtaattcaaagacaaagacatgatgaatgctgacaatgaactttaatttcttagctttagtcattgctgagaaaaatcgatatcgctatagccaaattatcaaggcggcATGGTCCATTTTAACCCCGATTCGTGGAATTGGACTTGAGCGTTCAATGAATGTAGTTTATATGGAATTTCATCATTTGACGAAATGGTTTCAATATCCCAGCCACAAATAGTGATCAGTGGTTACAAATAATTTGGGCATAGAAATTATTTCtatgtagtttatattatgtaaaacgaaTGTATTAGTAATATTGTGTaattctattaaatatttatttacttgtacATATTTCATCGGTTAGGAGAATCTAATACTAGGAGAATCTAATACTAGGAGAATCATCATAAAAACACTGCGTATCTTAAAAAATTCAGTTGACGCTGATTATGACGAGGAATGATTTTCAAAGAAGTTGTCAATCGTTTTTATCGCCGGCTCCTcaataaaagttaaaagaaTAACAATAAAGCCACAAAACAAGCGGGCGATAAAAAAGCGTTTATCGCTCTACCGCCATTTTGAGTTGACAGAACAAATTGTCCCGATCGCAGTAAAACCTGCTTTTAAATACATAGTTTAGTTTATGTAACCGAGACACGAAATACGCGATGCGACGTAAAAGAACGTCACATCGCGAAAACGCAAACGATGTAGAGTCGACTAGAATTGTTTTCGCGCAAGGTTTTATTATTTGCATTATCGCGAAATGTAATAACcacatattttggcaatttttcacATCATTTTTTTGCGGGCCTTAGagaagataatatattattttgcagTGTGCTGTATGAAGTGTGTAGTGAAAGATTCATATTATAGTCATCGCAAGCGGAGTCCATACGTAAGTTATTgcaagattttaaatattattttgattgacactacaaaataatataacaaagtgTCTTACGTCCAAAACCAACAGGCACAGAGACACGCGCCTCGCGTCAAGTATACGCTGCCACGCGCCTTTCGTGGCCCCACAGTAAATGAGCACGGCTGGGTCCAGAAGCTGTTCTGTTCGGCCATTTGATTTCCCAATGGGTCCAGTATCAATGGAGGGACTGTTTCTAATTTGGACAAAGATAATGTGGGTCCGAATTCAGCTTTAACAGGGCtttgctttaaatattttattatctttctCGTTTCGGCACGTGCAATTTTACGAACTTTACCATTTCTAGCAAAATGTTGAggatttttgaaattaaaattcaGATTATGTTGAATAAAATTAGAGGATAATAATTGATATGACGTCGCGACTCGcgaaatattatcatatttgtGATATAAGCTATGTAATGATATtctattaagagggcgactaacccaaaaaatcaaacatcgtccttttctcttcacactcacctttcatatgccaggtgaaaaaagacGACGGGGATTCtacgccaaattagttttttctcaataactcgataaatatacaacattttaaaaatccgctaggtggatctctcaatgatagaattttatacaatgtgttaaaatattaacttaattcactgcacggttatggcaataaatgaaaaattcgtgaaaattagatccatctttgtgttttttttttctatcgagaaaagcttaagatatcatgttttagctcagatcgaattctcggaaatataatgtagtatctaattttagaaaatgaaacaattcggggcttattttcaagtataaaaatgaattataaaatcgacactttcgggttagtcgcccccttaagtataaaaaataaggtTTCCGATAGCGGTCAGACATATTCGGTGATATAAgtatgatataatatgatatttcatacaactatataatatattatttctacATAAAAAGATACATTAAGGCAATAATAAATCGTGGGCTATAAAATATACTAGACATAAGATCTGAAGGCTAGCATAATATTGCCGATTTCACGTTTTTCTCCGAAATAAATCATGATACTGAATCTTAAATGATATTGAATATACTTACATTACAATAttgaacataaaaattgcttttaGAAAGGTAATAAAAGATATTTTAGGATCAGACATCACCGAGATCTAGACATTAAATATTACTGCATCATTACTGATTGAACATTTA includes:
- the LOC121726701 gene encoding putative nuclease HARBI1 isoform X2, producing the protein MHQVSVSNCVRAVTQALNNEHFRRKYIHFPHSREERNIIKNGFYQKFRIPGVIGCIDGTHIAIVRPSQNEERFFNRKRYHSLNTQIICDSELNILSVDASHGGATHDSFIWNHHPLKSHLENLHQVQNDTLWFLGDSGYALRPTMMTPILNTEPDSPQRYYTDLHCRARNTVERCIGLLKSRWRCLLVDRKLHYHPTTAGLIVNACVVLHNICNAARMPVTPLTPQEEENEVNMQISPETPARLLARRDHLAAGESVRNTLVERLWSER
- the LOC121726701 gene encoding putative nuclease HARBI1 isoform X1, encoding MADLGLYENFLEHARITESLLYRRQSTIFREMDIAFEIPEPEFVGLFRLNKSLCRDLIQELEPHMPGARSGISTSSKVLSTLSFYASGSYQRTIGASAHHKMHQVSVSNCVRAVTQALNNEHFRRKYIHFPHSREERNIIKNGFYQKFRIPGVIGCIDGTHIAIVRPSQNEERFFNRKRYHSLNTQIICDSELNILSVDASHGGATHDSFIWNHHPLKSHLENLHQVQNDTLWFLGDSGYALRPTMMTPILNTEPDSPQRYYTDLHCRARNTVERCIGLLKSRWRCLLVDRKLHYHPTTAGLIVNACVVLHNICNAARMPVTPLTPQEEENEVNMQISPETPARLLARRDHLAAGESVRNTLVERLWSER